The Campylobacterota bacterium genome window below encodes:
- a CDS encoding aminopeptidase P N-terminal domain-containing protein yields MNEHHYFNRRLRLLERMDEGVAIIASAPHALRSNDTEYPYRQNSDFYYLTGFTESNAVLVLVKTAEATKSILYVEAYDAEHALWNGAKTGIDGARERFRVDVVGDVADYSKEVKELLREHVNLYIDLFGNSPFLAQAKSAASELREMRGIKRHIRSFRDVTFLIRTLRLIKDPEEIETIKKAISITAEAHHDAMKKCRAGMREYQLQSTMQHVFLNGGARSEAYGAIVAGGNNANTLHYVDNRDELRDGDLVLIDAACEWELYASDITRTFPVSGKFSDAQREVYTAVLDVQLKVMDALRPGVKRDRLQKFSEELLCDALIGLGVLHGDRDALMEAKEHKKYAPHGIGHWMGLDVHDPCPYVDESGESLAFEAGMVMTVEPGLYFRADDESVPERYRGIGIRIEDDILVTESGHENLSAMIAKTVEEVETMCAYRA; encoded by the coding sequence ATGAACGAACACCACTATTTTAACCGCCGACTTCGGCTTCTTGAACGGATGGACGAAGGCGTTGCGATTATCGCCAGCGCCCCCCACGCGTTGCGCTCCAACGACACCGAATACCCCTACCGTCAAAACAGCGACTTTTATTACCTTACGGGATTTACGGAGAGTAATGCCGTGCTGGTTCTGGTCAAAACCGCCGAAGCGACGAAAAGTATCCTCTACGTCGAGGCCTACGATGCCGAACACGCTCTTTGGAACGGGGCGAAAACCGGCATCGATGGGGCGCGCGAACGGTTCCGTGTCGACGTGGTAGGCGACGTTGCCGATTACTCCAAAGAGGTCAAAGAGCTGCTGAGGGAACATGTCAACCTCTACATCGACCTGTTCGGAAATTCGCCGTTTCTCGCACAGGCCAAATCGGCGGCCTCAGAACTGCGGGAGATGCGCGGCATCAAGCGCCATATCCGCTCGTTTCGAGACGTTACCTTCCTGATCCGTACGCTGCGGCTGATCAAGGATCCCGAAGAGATCGAGACGATCAAAAAAGCGATTTCGATTACGGCCGAAGCGCATCATGATGCAATGAAAAAATGCCGTGCGGGGATGCGGGAATATCAGCTGCAATCGACGATGCAGCATGTTTTTCTGAACGGCGGAGCCCGCAGCGAAGCCTACGGTGCTATTGTGGCGGGGGGAAACAACGCCAACACCCTCCATTACGTGGACAACCGCGACGAACTGAGGGATGGGGACCTGGTGCTGATCGACGCCGCGTGCGAGTGGGAACTTTACGCCAGCGATATTACGCGGACGTTTCCGGTCAGCGGAAAATTCAGCGATGCGCAGCGCGAGGTATATACCGCGGTTTTGGATGTGCAACTCAAAGTGATGGATGCCCTCAGACCCGGGGTGAAGCGCGATCGGCTCCAAAAATTCAGTGAAGAGTTGCTCTGCGACGCGTTGATCGGCCTGGGGGTTTTGCACGGTGATCGGGATGCGTTGATGGAAGCCAAAGAACACAAAAAATACGCCCCCCACGGGATCGGTCACTGGATGGGGCTGGACGTACACGATCCGTGTCCGTATGTCGATGAATCGGGCGAATCGTTGGCGTTTGAGGCAGGGATGGTGATGACGGTCGAACCGGGGCTCTATTTTCGCGCCGATGACGAGAGTGTACCCGAACGTTACCGGGGAATCGGAATACGGATCGAGGATGACATCCTCGTCACCGAAAGCGGACATGAGAATTTGTCGGCGATGATCGCCAAAACGGTCGAAGAGGTTGAAACGATGTGCGCCTATCGGGCGTAG
- a CDS encoding chemotaxis protein CheW, translated as MSEKLQQIINKQHKTLAGDDVKIDEVIQLVGFIVGDEEFSVPILSIQEIIKPISWTRVPQTPPYILGVFNLRGSVIPLIDLRSRFGLEMIKHTEETRFIVMKNGDDVAGFVIDRLTEAIRLPKKDVGPAPETISEEESLIDGVGKQADRIITILKVDKLLERNF; from the coding sequence ATGAGCGAAAAACTCCAACAGATTATCAATAAACAGCACAAAACCCTCGCCGGAGACGACGTCAAAATCGATGAAGTGATCCAGTTGGTCGGTTTCATCGTGGGGGATGAAGAATTTTCGGTACCCATTTTGAGCATCCAGGAGATCATCAAACCGATCAGCTGGACCCGCGTTCCGCAAACCCCTCCCTACATTCTGGGGGTATTCAACCTTCGCGGCTCGGTCATTCCGCTGATCGACCTTCGTTCGCGCTTCGGGCTTGAGATGATCAAACACACCGAAGAGACCCGTTTTATCGTGATGAAAAACGGCGACGACGTCGCCGGGTTCGTCATCGATCGCCTCACCGAAGCGATCCGCCTCCCGAAAAAAGACGTCGGTCCCGCGCCTGAAACGATTTCGGAAGAAGAGAGCCTGATCGACGGCGTCGGCAAACAGGCCGACCGGATCATTACGATCCTCAAGGTCGATAAGCTTCTCGAGCGCAATTTCTAA